TCATTCCGTTTTGGTATATTTTTCGATATTGGCAATGTGTTCGCCTCGGTGGACGACTTTGACGGCAGCGAGTTGCGATATTCCACCGGCGTGTCGGCCCTTTGGCTGTCGCCTTTGGGACCGTTGACTTTCAGTTTCGGTAAAGCGTTAAATAAGCAGGCGCAAGACGATACCGAGATCTTCCAGTTCTCTCTCGGTGCAGCATTTTAGGGGACAGAGGTGTGACGATATCGGCAAAACAGCAACGCTGGTTCTGGGTTCTGGCCTTCGCCCTGTGGGCGCCCGCCGTCCTGGCCGAGGCGAAAATCGGCTATGTCAACGCGGCGCGGCTGTTGGAAGACACGCCCCAGGCCGAGGCCGTGTCGAAGAAATTAAAACAGGAGTTCGCGGCGCGGGAAGACGAACTGGTGGCCGAGCAAAAAAAATTACAGCGCCTGGAAGAGCGTCTGTCCCGGGACGGCCCCATCATGAGCGAGATAGAACGCCGCCGGCTGGAGCGTGATCTGTTGTCCCGCAAGCGGGATCTGCGGCGGGCCCGGGACGACTTTCGTGAAGACGTGAACATCCGCCGCAACGAAGAAATCGCGAATTTGCTGGAAGTGGTGCAGGATGCTATCGAGGCGGTGGGTCGCGAGCAGCAGTTCGATTTGATCGTCTATGAAGGCATTGCTTATGCCAGTCCGCGCATTGACCTGACGGAACTCATTTTGGAGCGCTTGCGCAAGTCTTCCGTCAAGTCCCGCTGATTCACGGATACGTTTGCGTGCCTCGCTTGTCG
This sequence is a window from Gammaproteobacteria bacterium. Protein-coding genes within it:
- a CDS encoding OmpH family outer membrane protein, coding for MLGDRGVTISAKQQRWFWVLAFALWAPAVLAEAKIGYVNAARLLEDTPQAEAVSKKLKQEFAAREDELVAEQKKLQRLEERLSRDGPIMSEIERRRLERDLLSRKRDLRRARDDFREDVNIRRNEEIANLLEVVQDAIEAVGREQQFDLIVYEGIAYASPRIDLTELILERLRKSSVKSR